In one Tepidibacillus fermentans genomic region, the following are encoded:
- a CDS encoding acyl-CoA dehydratase activase has translation MRNAYIGIDVGSVSTNVVAINEQGDVLFHYYVRTNGQPIESVKKGIEQLKDHLCNNWNVAGVGTTGSGRQLAGIMVGADVVKNEITAHAVATIQFVPDVRTIFEIGGQDSKIILVKDQMVVDFAMNTVCAAGTGSFLDHQAERLGIKIEDFGKLALTAKNDVRIAGRCTVFAESDMIAKQQFGFSKAEIINGLCQALVRNYMNNLARGKKLEPPFVFQGGVAANVGIKAAFEKEIGHEVIIPQYHHVMGAIGAAILAREEVKGRRTNFRGFHALQTEFVPSSFICNGCSNMCEVIKVKVNGQTVAMWGDRCGMWQEKVKQII, from the coding sequence GTGAGAAATGCATATATTGGCATTGATGTAGGATCGGTGAGTACCAATGTTGTCGCGATTAATGAACAAGGGGATGTTCTTTTTCATTATTATGTTCGAACCAATGGCCAACCCATCGAGTCAGTAAAAAAAGGGATAGAACAATTAAAAGATCATCTTTGTAACAATTGGAATGTTGCCGGAGTAGGTACAACTGGAAGTGGACGACAATTAGCAGGGATTATGGTAGGTGCAGATGTAGTAAAAAACGAAATTACCGCACATGCGGTTGCAACGATTCAGTTTGTTCCAGACGTTCGGACCATTTTTGAGATTGGTGGACAGGATTCGAAGATTATCCTTGTAAAAGATCAAATGGTCGTAGACTTTGCGATGAATACAGTTTGTGCAGCAGGAACAGGCTCATTTCTCGATCATCAAGCGGAACGTTTAGGCATTAAGATTGAAGATTTTGGTAAATTAGCATTAACGGCAAAAAATGATGTCCGAATTGCAGGTAGGTGTACAGTATTTGCTGAATCTGATATGATTGCGAAACAACAATTTGGTTTTTCAAAAGCAGAAATTATTAATGGATTGTGTCAAGCGTTGGTCCGAAACTATATGAATAACTTAGCTCGAGGGAAGAAATTAGAACCACCATTTGTGTTTCAAGGCGGGGTAGCCGCAAATGTTGGAATTAAAGCAGCATTTGAGAAGGAAATCGGTCATGAGGTCATTATTCCTCAATACCATCATGTAATGGGAGCAATCGGTGCCGCTATTTTAGCACGTGAAGAAGTGAAAGGAAGGCGAACTAATTTTCGTGGATTTCACGCACTACAAACAGAATTTGTCCCATCCAGTTTTATTTGTAACGGATGTTCCAATATGTGTGAAGTGATTAAAGTTAAAGTGAATGGTCAAACCGTAGCAATGTGGGGCGACCGTTGTGGGATGTGGCAAGAAAAAGTGAAGCAGATTATTTAG
- the pta gene encoding phosphate acetyltransferase has translation MSDLFLELKEKVQAAYPTIVFPEGLDERILTAASRLSKEKILTPILIGNEEEVQAKIKELGLEFLDVHIYNPATYPEFDELVTTFVERRKGKSTEEEARKILLDENYFGTMLVYLGKAHGLVSGAAHSTADTVRPALQIIKTKPGIKKTSGAFIMVRGEERYLFSDCAINIAPDSQDLAENAVVSAETARVFGIEPKVAMLSFSTKGSAVSPETEKVVEATRLAKEMAPDVLIDGEFQFDAAFVPEVAKKKAPDSPLKGNATVFIFPSLEAGNIGYKMVQRLGGFEAIGPILQGLNKPVNDLSRGCNAEDVYKLSLITAAQGI, from the coding sequence GTGAGTGATTTGTTTTTAGAATTAAAAGAAAAAGTCCAAGCAGCTTATCCCACAATTGTATTTCCCGAAGGACTTGATGAAAGAATCCTAACAGCCGCAAGCCGTCTATCTAAAGAGAAAATTTTAACACCGATTTTAATCGGAAATGAAGAAGAAGTGCAAGCCAAAATCAAAGAATTGGGTTTGGAATTTCTTGATGTACATATTTATAATCCAGCTACTTATCCAGAGTTTGATGAATTAGTTACCACTTTTGTGGAGCGTAGAAAAGGAAAGTCCACCGAAGAAGAAGCTCGTAAAATTTTACTAGATGAAAATTATTTTGGAACCATGTTAGTTTATCTTGGAAAAGCCCACGGTCTTGTTAGTGGTGCGGCTCATTCTACAGCAGATACCGTTCGTCCAGCACTACAAATCATCAAGACAAAACCTGGAATCAAGAAAACTTCTGGGGCGTTTATTATGGTAAGAGGAGAAGAACGTTATCTTTTCTCTGACTGTGCGATTAATATTGCGCCAGATAGCCAAGATCTAGCAGAAAATGCGGTTGTTAGTGCAGAAACAGCTCGTGTGTTTGGAATTGAACCAAAGGTTGCCATGTTAAGTTTTTCCACAAAAGGTTCTGCAGTATCACCAGAGACTGAAAAAGTGGTAGAAGCTACCCGTTTAGCAAAAGAAATGGCACCAGATGTTCTCATTGATGGAGAATTCCAATTTGATGCAGCGTTTGTTCCTGAAGTGGCGAAAAAGAAAGCACCAGATTCACCACTAAAAGGAAATGCAACTGTCTTTATCTTTCCAAGCCTCGAAGCGGGAAACATTGGCTATAAAATGGTTCAACGTTTAGGTGGATTTGAAGCAATTGGGCCAATTCTTCAAGGGTTAAATAAGCCTGTGAATGACCTTTCCCGTGGTTGTAATGCAGAAGATGTTTATAAGCTTTCCCTAATCACAGCTGCTCAAGGAATTTAA
- a CDS encoding RsmF rRNA methyltransferase first C-terminal domain-containing protein: MVQLPQAFLLRMQQLLGESFESFRRSYEQSQTHGLRVNTLKIDIPSFLQSVPFSLESIPWTKEGFYYKEEDRPGKHPFHSAGLYYIQEPSAMAVTEVLDPQPGEKILDLSAAPGGKSTHIATKLNHQGLLVANEIHPTRVKALVENLERFGAKNSVVTNESPEQLAKVFPEYFDRILVDAPCSGEGMFRKNPETIGEWSEEHVQFCAIRQKGILDEAQKMLKPGGILVYSTCTFAPEENEGTVAAFLERYHQFEIETIPNELANLFAQGHPEWINEKQNPSITSTVRLWPHLLKGEGHFIAKLRKKESTITAKMKPMQYKANSEALKFYQSFVRENLIQSLNGTFHTFGDHLYLVPDNLPDLKGIKIARIGWHLGEIKKNRFEPGHALAMGLTMKEVKQSLDLDFENTEKYLKGESFFVDPPLKGWILVTTHGFPLGWGKIANGQLKNHYPKGLRWKK; the protein is encoded by the coding sequence ATGGTTCAGCTACCTCAAGCTTTTTTGCTACGAATGCAACAATTACTAGGTGAATCGTTCGAATCCTTTCGCCGAAGTTATGAACAATCGCAAACCCATGGACTAAGGGTAAACACTCTAAAAATTGATATTCCTTCATTTTTGCAAAGTGTACCCTTTTCTTTAGAATCTATTCCTTGGACAAAAGAGGGATTTTATTATAAGGAAGAGGACCGTCCGGGAAAACATCCCTTTCATTCAGCAGGCCTTTATTATATCCAAGAACCAAGTGCAATGGCTGTGACTGAAGTTCTCGATCCACAACCAGGTGAGAAAATTCTTGATCTTAGTGCTGCCCCAGGGGGTAAATCGACCCATATCGCAACAAAACTGAACCACCAAGGTTTATTGGTGGCGAACGAAATCCATCCAACGAGAGTAAAAGCTTTGGTTGAAAACTTAGAACGTTTTGGTGCCAAAAATAGTGTTGTTACCAATGAGTCACCTGAACAACTAGCAAAAGTTTTTCCTGAATACTTTGATCGAATCCTAGTGGATGCACCCTGTTCTGGTGAAGGTATGTTCCGTAAGAACCCTGAAACGATTGGGGAATGGTCAGAAGAGCATGTCCAATTCTGTGCGATCCGTCAAAAGGGAATCTTGGATGAAGCCCAAAAAATGCTCAAGCCTGGTGGCATCCTCGTCTATTCTACATGTACATTTGCTCCTGAAGAAAATGAAGGAACAGTCGCAGCCTTTTTAGAACGATACCACCAGTTTGAGATTGAAACGATTCCTAATGAGTTAGCAAATCTTTTTGCACAAGGCCATCCTGAATGGATAAATGAAAAACAAAATCCCTCGATCACTTCAACAGTCAGGCTATGGCCCCACTTATTAAAGGGAGAAGGACATTTCATTGCGAAATTACGAAAAAAAGAGTCAACGATCACTGCAAAAATGAAGCCAATGCAGTATAAGGCAAATTCAGAAGCGTTAAAATTTTATCAATCCTTTGTCAGAGAAAATCTAATCCAGTCACTAAACGGAACCTTTCATACTTTTGGCGATCATCTCTATCTTGTGCCAGATAACCTTCCCGATTTAAAGGGGATCAAAATTGCACGTATTGGTTGGCATCTTGGAGAAATAAAGAAAAATCGCTTTGAACCTGGTCATGCCTTAGCAATGGGTTTAACCATGAAAGAAGTAAAACAATCGCTTGATTTGGATTTTGAAAATACTGAAAAATATTTAAAAGGAGAATCCTTTTTTGTTGACCCGCCTTTGAAAGGTTGGATACTCGTTACAACTCATGGATTTCCGTTAGGATGGGGAAAAATTGCAAATGGCCAATTAAAAAATCACTACCCAAAAGGGTTAAGATGGAAAAAGTGA
- a CDS encoding 2-hydroxyacyl-CoA dehydratase, which yields MNVTFPYMGTVIIYKKLLELLGHHVIVPPRPSQKTLDLGVKYSPEFACFPFKTIMGSYIEACELGATTIVTSGGHGPCRAGFYSEIHQRILKELGYNVDFIVFDSYFRDKERFMENVRKLKGNYSWFHVAKAIKFTFDMIRELDKLDRWIHRIKPYEKVPGLTKKVWEEIQQQFDQVTTRRELKKARKKGKKMIESIPLQEIDHEKRIRIGIVGEIYVVMEPSINMEIENVLGELGCEVERSHYLSEWINDNMLPRFLKHSDEEEILKKGEPFIEIEIGGHAKHTVGRIVDFKEKGFDGIIHLMPFGCLPELISQSVIPRISKEYDIPVLTLSLDEQTGQANNRTRIEAFIDLIRNTKLKKYTYTA from the coding sequence TTGAACGTCACTTTTCCATATATGGGGACAGTTATCATCTATAAAAAGTTATTAGAACTACTGGGGCATCATGTGATTGTACCCCCTAGACCCTCGCAAAAAACACTTGATCTTGGGGTGAAATATAGCCCTGAGTTCGCATGTTTCCCTTTTAAGACGATTATGGGAAGTTATATTGAGGCTTGTGAACTTGGAGCTACAACGATTGTGACGAGTGGAGGTCACGGCCCTTGTCGTGCTGGTTTTTATAGTGAGATTCACCAACGAATTTTAAAGGAATTAGGGTACAATGTTGACTTTATTGTCTTTGATTCTTATTTTCGAGATAAAGAACGGTTTATGGAAAATGTTCGGAAATTAAAAGGGAATTATTCATGGTTTCATGTCGCAAAGGCGATTAAATTTACCTTTGATATGATCCGGGAATTAGACAAGTTGGATCGCTGGATTCACCGAATCAAACCATATGAGAAAGTGCCTGGTTTAACGAAAAAAGTATGGGAAGAAATACAACAACAATTTGATCAAGTGACAACAAGAAGAGAACTAAAAAAGGCGCGAAAAAAGGGTAAGAAAATGATTGAATCGATTCCCTTACAGGAGATTGATCATGAAAAACGAATACGAATCGGGATCGTTGGCGAGATTTATGTGGTAATGGAACCATCGATTAATATGGAAATTGAGAACGTATTAGGGGAATTAGGCTGTGAAGTAGAAAGATCTCACTATTTATCGGAATGGATCAATGATAATATGTTACCTCGATTTCTCAAACATTCAGATGAAGAGGAAATTCTGAAAAAGGGCGAACCGTTTATTGAAATTGAAATTGGGGGACATGCCAAACACACGGTTGGCCGAATTGTTGATTTTAAAGAAAAAGGATTTGATGGAATTATCCATCTCATGCCCTTCGGTTGCTTACCGGAACTAATTTCACAAAGTGTGATTCCTCGGATATCAAAAGAATACGATATTCCTGTTTTGACACTCTCTCTGGATGAGCAAACAGGTCAAGCCAATAATCGAACAAGGATTGAAGCTTTTATTGATCTGATTCGAAATACAAAACTTAAGAAATATACTTATACTGCTTAA